TCCGCGGCATCATCGTGGCGAGCTGGCGTTCGGGAATGTCAACTCCACGGCATCAGTATCCGCTGGCCGCCGACAGGCAGCAGCAAGTGGCCAACAGCACGGCCACGGGTCGCACGGCCCGGATGTGTGAGGAAATGGTTCGAGCCAAAGAACGTCGAACACAGTCAGGTGACATTCTGTGCCTCCAAGCAGAAGTGACCCACGCAGACTGGCGCCTGCAGGACATGTGGGCGGGTTCCCTTTGCCCCGCCGCACTCGGCGTCGTTGTTGTGAGCATAGCCTTGCGACAAGCAGGAGTCAATCTCGCGCGTTCGCCGTTGTTGGGCAGAGCCGCACGTGACACGACCGAAATCCGCCGGGGATCTCGGACCGTGTCCCAAGGCGAGACCTATTCGGTCACGACGACCTTGCTGACGCTGGACGCTTGATGCCTCACGCTCGACGCCTGACGCACGAAGTAGACCCCGGGTGCCAGCGCCCGCACGTCATTCGCGCCTGACTCAAGGTCCATCAGCTTACGCCCGCTGATGTCCAGCAAGCAGCTTGAGCTTGCGCTTGCGCTTGGGCTACCTGCGAGGAACAGCACGCCGCGGACGACGGTAGCCTGGGGCTTGAGGCTTGACGCTTGAGGCTTGCCACGCTCCTCGACTCCAGGTCCAGGTGGACCACTGTCGCGTATGACCGAAACGGAGGACCACTGGCTATTCGCTACATACATCCGGTTCTGGGCTGGATTCCAGGCTAAGGCCGAAGGACCGAGGTCAACCCGGATAGTGGTAACCACCGCATTCGTCCCGCCGTCAATCACCGTCACGCTGTCGCTGCCGGAGTTCGCGCAGTAGACCCGGTTGCCGTGCGGGTTGTAGCAGAGAGCCTGAGGCTTGGTGCCCGCGGCCACGGTCGCGATGACCTGGTTGGTCGTGCCGCTGATTATGGTCACGTCGTTGCTGACGTAGTTCGCGCAGTAGACCTTGTTCTTGGCCGGATTGCAGCATAGGGCCTCGGGGTAACTGCCCGCGCCCACGGTCGTGATTACCTGGTCGGTCAGGCCGTCAATCACGGTCACGTAGTTGCTCCAGAAGCTGCCGCTGTAGACCCGGTCGTTGGTCTGGTCGTAGCAAATGGCGCGGGGACCGCTGCCTACGGCATCGGTGGCGATGACGCCGTTCGTTGTGCCGTCTATCACCTTCACGTAGCTCTTGTTCCAGCTCGCGCAGTAGACCTTGTCATCGTTCGTGTTGTAACAGAGAGCACACGCCTGGGTATCGCCGGACACCGTCGTGATGACGGCGTTGGTCGCGCCGTTAATCACGGTCACGTCATTCCCCGAGTAGTTCCCGCAGTAGACCTTGTCGTCGGCCGGGTTGTAGCACAGCACCGAGGGCAGGGCGTCCGCCGCCACGGTCGCGACAACGCTGTCGGTCGCGCAATTAATCACCGTCACCTTGTTGACCGAGCTGTCCGCGCAATAGACCTTATTGTCGGTGGGATTATAGCAGAGGGCCATGGGCTGACCCGTTGCGGTCAGGTTCTTGATGACGCCGTTCGTCGCGCCGTTGATGACGGTCACGCCGGTGCTGTTGTAGCTGGCGCAGTAGACCTTGTTATTGGTCGGGTCGTAGCAGAGGGCGCGAGGGTTGGCGCCGGTGGTCACGGTCGCGAGCACGTTGTTGGCTGCGCCGGCAATCACGGTCACGTCGGAAGTGGTGTCGTTCGCGCAGTAGACCTTGTCGTTCGTCGGGTTGTAGCCAAAGGCCCAGGGCCCGCTGCCCGCGTTCACGGTCGTGACCACGCTGTTGGATGAGCCGCTGATCA
This portion of the bacterium genome encodes:
- a CDS encoding YncE family protein, which translates into the protein TVIDGATDSVLATLAAGNGPTALCYNSTNNRVYCANYGYSSYDSTVTVINGATDSVIATVVVGKAPQGICYNPTNNKVYTANYGSNTVTVIGGATDSVLATVALSGTPLAICYNVTDDKVYCSCSGFVNGAVTVINGATNGITANVTVSGRMPSALCFNSVDDKVYCANAFSRSVTVISGSSNSVVTTVNAGSGPWAFGYNPTNDKVYCANDTTSDVTVIAGAANNVLATVTTGANPRALCYDPTNNKVYCASYNSTGVTVINGATNGVIKNLTATGQPMALCYNPTDNKVYCADSSVNKVTVINCATDSVVATVAADALPSVLCYNPADDKVYCGNYSGNDVTVINGATNAVITTVSGDTQACALCYNTNDDKVYCASWNKSYVKVIDGTTNGVIATDAVGSGPRAICYDQTNDRVYSGSFWSNYVTVIDGLTDQVITTVGAGSYPEALCCNPAKNKVYCANYVSNDVTIISGTTNQVIATVAAGTKPQALCYNPHGNRVYCANSGSDSVTVIDGGTNAVVTTIRVDLGPSALAWNPAQNRMYVANSQWSSVSVIRDSGPPGPGVEERGKPQASSLKPQATVVRGVLFLAGSPSASASSSCLLDISGRKLMDLESGANDVRALAPGVYFVRQASSVRHQASSVSKVVVTE